One genomic window of Myxococcales bacterium includes the following:
- a CDS encoding YkgJ family cysteine cluster protein, with translation MSPQLSPPRLDGSDCVACGRCCHHGPNTVTLLEADELRMGDERLRRLTVVYEKPPHFRFVINDGVRCGALDLSVAGRFPCAVYDVRPDGCRVVEVGSPTCLEARRLGHLGTSVGFTRE, from the coding sequence TTGAGCCCGCAGCTGAGCCCTCCGCGGCTCGACGGCTCGGACTGCGTCGCGTGCGGCCGGTGCTGCCACCACGGGCCGAACACGGTGACGCTGCTCGAGGCAGACGAGCTCCGCATGGGCGACGAGCGCCTGCGGCGCCTCACGGTCGTATACGAAAAACCGCCGCACTTTCGCTTTGTTATCAACGACGGCGTGCGCTGCGGCGCCCTCGACCTCTCGGTCGCCGGGAGGTTCCCTTGCGCTGTGTACGACGTGCGCCCCGACGGCTGCCGCGTCGTCGAGGTCGGCTCACCCACCTGCCTCGAGGCGCGGCGGCTCGGCCACCTCGGCACGAGCGTCGGGTTCACCCGGGAGTAG